Below is a window of Planifilum fulgidum DNA.
GATCCGCTGGAAGCGAATGCAAGGATACGATGTTCTGTGGCTTCCGGGAATGGACCATGCCGGAATCGCCACCCAGTCCCGGGTGGAGGCCAAGCTGCGGGAGGAGGGAATCTCCCGCCACGACTTGGGACGGGAAAAGTTTCTGGAGAGGGTCTGGGAGTGGAAGGAGCATTACGCGGGGGTCATCCGCGAGCAATGGAAAAAGATGGGACTCTCCCTGGATTATTCCCGGGAGCGCTTCACCATGGACGAAGGCTTGTCCCGGGCCGTCAGGGAAGTGTTTGTCCGCCTGTATGAAAAGGGATTGATCTACCGGGGCAAATATATCATCAACTGGGATCCGGAAGCCCGGACCGCCCTGTCGGATATCGAAGTGATTCATAAGGAAGTGCAGGGCAAGCTGTATCACCTGCGGTATCCGCTGAAGGACGGCAGCGGGTACATCCAGATTGCCACCACCCGGCCGGAGACCATGCTGGCGGATACGGCGGTGGCGGTCCATCCCGAGGATGACCGCTACAAGCACCTGGTGGGCAAAACGGTGATTTTGCCCATCATCGGCCGGGAAATCCCGATCGTGGCCGATAAGTACGTGGATCCCGAGTTCGGCAGCGGTGCGCTCAAGGTGACTCCCGCCCACGATCCCAACGACTTTGAGATCGGCATGCGCCACAATCTGCCGCAGGTCCTGGTGATGGACGAGGAGGGCAGGATGAACGAAAACGCCGGTCCCTACAAGGGGCTGGACCGCTTTGAATGCCGCAAGCGAATCGTGAAGGACCTGGAAGAGGCGGGCGTGCTGGTCAAGGTCGAGGATCATGTGCATTCGGTCGGACACAGTGAGCGTTCCGGCGCCGTGGTGGAGCCGATCCTCTCCACCCAGTGGTTCGTGCGGATGAAACCCCTGGCGGAGAGAGCGATCGCCCACACCAAAAGCGGCGAGGGAGTCCGTTTCGTACCCGAGCGGTTTGAGAAGATTTATCTCCACTGGATCGAGAACGTGCGGGATTGGTGCATTTCCCGACAGCTGTGGTGGGGTCACCGCATTCCGGCCTGGCACTGCGGGGACTGCGGCGAAATCACCGTTTCCCGGGAGACCCCTGAAAGGTGCTCCCACTGCGGAAGCACATCCCTTGAGCAGGATCCCGACGTGCTGGACACTTGGTTCAGTTCGGCCCTGTGGCCCTTTTCCACGATGGGCTGGCCGGAGGAGACCGAGGACTTGCGCCGCTACTATCCGACGGATGTGCTCGTCACCGGCTACGACATCATTTACTTCTGGGTGGCCCGCATGATTTTCACCGCCCTGGAGTTTACCGGAAAGAAGCCCTTTAAAGAGGTGCTGATCACCGGAATCGTCCGGGATGCGGATGGGCGCAAGATGTCCAAATCCCTGGGCAACGGCGTGGACCCGCTGGAAGTGATTGAAAAATACGGGACCGACGCGATGCGGTTCATGCTGTCCACCGGGTGCACTCCCGGAAACGACCAGCGTTTCCGCTGGGAGCGGGTGGAGTCGGCCCGCAACTTCGCCAACAAGATCTGGAACGCGTCCCGCTTTGCGCTGATGCATTTGGCGGAGGCGAGGAAGGAGGATCTGGCCCTGTCCGGCCCCTTCTCGGTTTCCGACCGCTGGATTCTCCACCGGTTGAACGAAACGATCGCCGAAGTGACCCGCCACTTGAACCGGTACGATTTCGGGGAAGCCGGCCGGGTCCTGTACCACTTTATCTGGGATGAGTTCTGCGACTGGTACATCGAATTCTCCAAGCTCTTCCTCTACGGGGAGGATGAGGAGGCCAAGCGCGTCACCCGGGCGGTCCTCTGCCATGTGCTGGACCGATCCCTGCGCCTGCTTCATCCCTTCATGCCCTTCATCACGGAGGAAATTTGGCAGAAGCTTCCCGGAACCGGCCCCAGCATTTCGGTGGCGGAATGGCCGGTGGCCGACGAGTCTCTCCAAGCTCCCGACGCGGTCAAGGAAATGCGGATTCTGATCGATGTGATCCGGTCCGTGCGCAACATCCGGTCCGAAATGGAGATTCCGCCCAAAAGGAAGATCACCCTGCTGATCCGCACCGAACCGGAGGTCCACGCCGCAATCCGGGACAACGAATCGGCCATCTGCCGGTTGTGCGGCGCGGAAAAGGTGACGGCGGGCCCCGATGTCACCCGTCCCGACAAGGCGATGACGGCGGTGGTGTCCGGCGCCGAAGTGTTCCTCCCCCTGGAGGGGATGATCGACATCGAAGAGACGATCGCCCGCCTGGAGAAGGAGCTGAAAAAGCTCGATTACGAAGTGGAGCGGGTGGAGAAGAAACTTTCCAACCCCGGGTTCGTCCAGAAGGCTCCGGCCCACATCGTCGAGGGAGAAAGGCGGAAAGGGGAGGAATACCGGGAGAGAAGGGAGAAGGTTTTGGCCCGTCTGCGGGAGCTGAAAGGGTAGGGAGCGGCAGCCTCCCTGCCCTTTTTTCCGAAAAACCTTTCTTGATCGGCCGAAGGATCCCCGTTATCATGAAAAGGGTAAACGCAGTTTGAAGCATTGAGGAAAGGGATCGAGGGCAAGATGGCTCAAGAGCGGTTTGTCACCAAAGAGGACGTGTTCAATTGGATGGAACAGGGATGCGCTTCGGGGATTCAGCCGGGGCTGGAACGGATGAACTGGGCCCTCGAGCGGCTGGGGCACCCCGAGAGGCGCCTGAAATTTATCCATATCGCGGGGACAAACGGCAAGGGGTCCACCGCGGCCATGATTGCGCAGGTCCTGAAGAAAGCCGGATATTCCACGGGGATGTTCGTCTCCCCCTATGTGACGGAATGGAATGAGCGGATCTCCGTGGACGGGCGCCCCATCCCGGAATCTTCCTTTGTCCGCTGGGCGGAACAGCTTCGCCCGCTGGCGGAGGAGATGGACCGGGAAGTGGGAAAACCCACCCCCTTTGAATTTTGGACGCTTTTGGCCCTTTGCTATTTCGCCCGGGAGGCGGTGCCCTGGTTTGTGGTGTGGGAGGCGGGACTGGGGGGCCGTTTGGATTCCACCAACGTGGTTTTCCCCCTTGTCTCCGTCATCACCAACGTTGGTCTGGATCATATACATTTATTGGGGAACACTCCGGGCAAAATCGCGGAGGAAAAAGCGGGAATCATCAAGCCGGGCGTGCCGGTGGTGAGCGGGGCGGAGGACCCGGACGCCATCTCTGTGATTGAGAAGCGGGCGAAGGAAAACAAGAGCGATCTTTATCTCCTGCACCGCGATTTCTGGGCGGAGATCCTCGAGTCGGGGCCCGGAGGACAGCGTCTCCGGTTCGGAAACGTGTACCGGACCCTGTCGGATCTGCAGCTGCCCCTTCATGGGGAACATCAGGTGAAAAACGCGGCGGTCGCCCTGATGACCCTGGATCTGTTGCGGCAATTTTACGCCGCCGTGCTGGAGGACGAGGACATTCGGGAGGGGCTGTCCGCCACGGTTTGGCCCGGACGGTTGGAAAAGGCGGCCGATCGGCCGGACATCTGGCTGGACGGGGCGCATAACCGCGAGGCGGCGCGGGCGTTGGCCGAATCGGTTCGGGCGATTCGCCGCTCGCATACATACGAGCGCCTCCATCTCATGCTGGCCGTCTCGGCGGACAAAGAGGTGGACGAGATCTTGACTCCCCTGCTTCCCTTGGCCGACTCCGTAATGGTGACCCGGGCCGACATCTCCCGGGCGCTCCCGGTGGAGCAGCTGGCGGATGCGGTCCGGCGCATGGCGCCGGAGATGGAGGTCAAAAAAGCGCCGACGGCGGCGGAGGGACTTCGCCGTCTGAGGGAGGAAGCGGGGAGCGGGGACATGATTCTCGTCACCGGGTCGCTGTTTTTGGTTTCTGAGGTTCGCAGCATGCTGATGACAAATAAGGAACAAGGTTGGTGAGGCGAGTGAACGGGATCAGGCACGCGCATTTTATCGGGATCGGCGGATACGGAATGAGCGCCATCGCCCGTGTTCTCCTCGACATGGGCATCCGGGTCACCGGTTCGGATGTTGCGGAAAACAAGTTGATCAAGCGGCTGCTGGAGCGGGGGGCGATCGTCCACATCGGCCACGATGCCTCCCATGTGGAGGGGGCCGATTTGGTCGTATACTCCTCCAGCATTCCGGAGGAGAACGTGGAGAGGGTCGAGGCAAAGCGGCGGGGGATTCCCGTCCTCCACCGCTCTCAGATGCTGGCCCGGCTGCTCAACGACCGGTTTGGGATCGCCGTTGCCGGAGCCCACGGCAAAACCACCACCTCTTCGATGATCGCCCAAACCCTGGAGTTGTGCGGGAAAGATCCCACCTACGTGATCGGCGGCGAGATTCTCGGCCTGGACGGCAACGCCAAAGCGGGAAGCAGCTCCTTCGTGGTGGCGGAAGCCGATGAAAGTGACGGGACGTTTTTGGAATATTACCCCGCGATCGCCGTGGTCACCAACGTCGAAAAGGATCATCTGGAAAATTACGATGGAGATTTCAGAAACTTGAAAAAGGCCTATCGCCAGTTTTTGAGCCAGGTGAAACCGGATGGCCTCACCGTGCTGTGCCTGGATGATCCCCACTTGCGGGAAATCGCCCGTGAACGGCACCATCGCCTGATCACCTACGGCATCGACCATCCCGCCGATTACAATGCCGTCGACATTCGGCGCCACGGCAGACAGGTAAGCTTCCGGGTGGTGCGCGGGAAGGAGGAACTGGGGCAAGTGACGCTTCAGGTTCCCGGCCGCCACAACGCGAGCAACGCCCTGGCCGCCCTGATCGTCTGCATGGAAATCGGCCTTTCCTTTCCCGAGATTGCGGAAGCCCTCGGACAGTTCCGGGGGGCCAAACGCCGCTTCCAGCTGATCGGCGAAGTGGACGGAATCACCGTGGTGGATGATTACGCCCATCATCCGACGGAAATCCGGGCCACCCTCGCCGGTGCCAAGGCGATGGAGAAGCGCATTGTCGCCGTTTTTCAGCCGCAGCGCTTTTCCAGGACTTACTTTTTGATGGAGGAGTTCAGCCGGGCTTTCGATCAGGCGGATGAAGTGATCATCACCGACATTTACTCCCCTCCCGGAGAAAAACCGATTCCCGGCGTGACCTCGGAGCGGCTTGCAGAGCTCGTCCGGCGGAACAGCAACCCCAACACGCTGTATTGCCCCACCAAGGAAGATGTGGTGGACACTCTGCTGAAACGGATCCGCCCGGGGGATTTGGTCATGACCATGGGTGCCGGGGACATCTGGCGGGCGGCCCAGGATCTCGTGTACAAATTGGAGGCGCGCGCCCGGGTGGGGAAGGAAAGTTGACAAACATCCGGTAACGTTCGATCAGGAATGACAGGAGGCAGTCATGGACGTCAAAACCACTGATTTGTGCGATCAGTTTGCGTCGCAAGCCGCAGTGTGCGAGGATATTTTCGTCTCTTTTGGCGGAAGGAAACGGTTTTCCGGTCCGATCGCCACCGTCCGCGTGTTTGAAGACAATGTGCTGGTGCGGAAAATGATCGAGACGGTTCCCGCCGGCACCGTGCTGGTGGTGGACGGCGGCGGCTCCAGAAGGTGCGCCCTGCTGGGAGACCGGCTGGCCGCCGTCGCGGTGGAACGGGGGATTGCCGGATTCATCATCCATGGTTGCGTCAGGGATACGGCGGAACTGGCCCGGATGGACATCGGTGTGTTGGCGTTGGGGAAGGTTCCGCTGAAAAGCCGCAAGGAAGGGACGGGAGCCGTCGGCGAGACCGTTCGGTTTGCCGGAGTGGACTGGGTTCCCGGACACCATGTGTACGTGGACGAGGACGGTGTGGTTTTGCTTCCCCAAAAAGTGGAACTCTGAAGGCGGCCGATGCGGGCCGCAGAAAGGATGTGCCGCGCAGAAAAATCGCGGCACATCCTTGTTGGAACGACATGACGAAGCGGGGTCGTCGGACCGCGCTTTTTTCATTTCCGCCGGCAATGCATTTGAATTAGGTAGATTTTCCTTTCGGCTGGACTTGAACTGGCCTTGTGGAAAGCGGTATATTGGATGACAGACGGTTTCAAATTGAAACTACCGTCAGAAAGAACAAACTCCGGGCCATTTTTGATCATCACCGGCGTCCGGAGCATTTGGCGGAAAGGGAGGGGGCGTTGCTGTGAAAATGCCGTTCAGTAGAATGGGTCTGATTTTTTTGATTTCCGTTCTGGCGCTGAGCGTTTCGGCCTGCGGCAGCGGGGAGAAGGGCTCCGACGGGAGTGAGGTTCCCGAAAAGATCACCATCGGAACCGATACGAGTTTTGTCCCCTTTGAATTCCTGAATCAGGACACGGGGGAGTATGAAGGGTTCGACATCGATCTCGTCAAGGCCATTGCCGAAAAGATCGGGATCGAATATGAATTGAAGCCGATGGATTTCAACGGTTTGATTCCCGCGTTGCAGACGGGAAACCTGGATATGGCGATCGCCGGCATGACGATCACGGATGAGCGAAAAAAAGTGGTCGATTTCACCCGCCCTTACTATGACGCGGGTTTGTACATCCTGGTCCGTTCCGATGAGAAATCGATCAAGGGCGTGGAGGATCTGAAGGGAAAAGTGGTCGCCACCAAACAGGGAACGACCAGTTTCAATTATGCTTCCAAGCTGGACGGCCTCAAGGAAGTGCGGCCGTTTCCGAACATCGATCAGGCATACATGGAACTGGAGAAGGGTTCCGCCGATGCGGTGATCTATGATTCTCCCAATGTCCTTTATTACATCAAAACCAAGGGAAAAGGAAAAGTGAAGGCCGTCGGCGATCTGCTGCAGGCGGAATCCTACGGAATCGCCTTTCCCAAGGGAAGTCCGTTGAGGGACAAGGTGGACGAGGCCCTCGGCGAGCTGATGGAAGACGGCACCTATGAAAAGCTTTACGTCAAGTGGTTTGGCCAAAAGCCTCCGAAGAAAGAATAACCCGGGTTGGACCGTCAACTGGAGGGTTCATCGGAGTTTCGGGCGTAACAAAGATGTTGCGCTCTTTTTTTGAAATGGGGGAGAGAGAGTGAACAGGAATTTTGATCTGGATTGGTCGGCGGCGGTTGATGCGATGCCGCTGCTTCTGGAAGGGGCGAGGCTGACCCTCGTCATTTCCGTTGTCGGGCTGTTTTTCGGATTTTTGATCG
It encodes the following:
- a CDS encoding valine--tRNA ligase — its product is MAGKGTELPSAYDPKQTEEKWYDYWMKGGFFQAGKDPSKPPFTIVIPPPNVTGNLHIGHALNNTLQDILIRWKRMQGYDVLWLPGMDHAGIATQSRVEAKLREEGISRHDLGREKFLERVWEWKEHYAGVIREQWKKMGLSLDYSRERFTMDEGLSRAVREVFVRLYEKGLIYRGKYIINWDPEARTALSDIEVIHKEVQGKLYHLRYPLKDGSGYIQIATTRPETMLADTAVAVHPEDDRYKHLVGKTVILPIIGREIPIVADKYVDPEFGSGALKVTPAHDPNDFEIGMRHNLPQVLVMDEEGRMNENAGPYKGLDRFECRKRIVKDLEEAGVLVKVEDHVHSVGHSERSGAVVEPILSTQWFVRMKPLAERAIAHTKSGEGVRFVPERFEKIYLHWIENVRDWCISRQLWWGHRIPAWHCGDCGEITVSRETPERCSHCGSTSLEQDPDVLDTWFSSALWPFSTMGWPEETEDLRRYYPTDVLVTGYDIIYFWVARMIFTALEFTGKKPFKEVLITGIVRDADGRKMSKSLGNGVDPLEVIEKYGTDAMRFMLSTGCTPGNDQRFRWERVESARNFANKIWNASRFALMHLAEARKEDLALSGPFSVSDRWILHRLNETIAEVTRHLNRYDFGEAGRVLYHFIWDEFCDWYIEFSKLFLYGEDEEAKRVTRAVLCHVLDRSLRLLHPFMPFITEEIWQKLPGTGPSISVAEWPVADESLQAPDAVKEMRILIDVIRSVRNIRSEMEIPPKRKITLLIRTEPEVHAAIRDNESAICRLCGAEKVTAGPDVTRPDKAMTAVVSGAEVFLPLEGMIDIEETIARLEKELKKLDYEVERVEKKLSNPGFVQKAPAHIVEGERRKGEEYRERREKVLARLRELKG
- the murC gene encoding UDP-N-acetylmuramate--L-alanine ligase, with protein sequence MNGIRHAHFIGIGGYGMSAIARVLLDMGIRVTGSDVAENKLIKRLLERGAIVHIGHDASHVEGADLVVYSSSIPEENVERVEAKRRGIPVLHRSQMLARLLNDRFGIAVAGAHGKTTTSSMIAQTLELCGKDPTYVIGGEILGLDGNAKAGSSSFVVAEADESDGTFLEYYPAIAVVTNVEKDHLENYDGDFRNLKKAYRQFLSQVKPDGLTVLCLDDPHLREIARERHHRLITYGIDHPADYNAVDIRRHGRQVSFRVVRGKEELGQVTLQVPGRHNASNALAALIVCMEIGLSFPEIAEALGQFRGAKRRFQLIGEVDGITVVDDYAHHPTEIRATLAGAKAMEKRIVAVFQPQRFSRTYFLMEEFSRAFDQADEVIITDIYSPPGEKPIPGVTSERLAELVRRNSNPNTLYCPTKEDVVDTLLKRIRPGDLVMTMGAGDIWRAAQDLVYKLEARARVGKES
- the glnH gene encoding glutamine ABC transporter substrate-binding protein GlnH, whose protein sequence is MPFSRMGLIFLISVLALSVSACGSGEKGSDGSEVPEKITIGTDTSFVPFEFLNQDTGEYEGFDIDLVKAIAEKIGIEYELKPMDFNGLIPALQTGNLDMAIAGMTITDERKKVVDFTRPYYDAGLYILVRSDEKSIKGVEDLKGKVVATKQGTTSFNYASKLDGLKEVRPFPNIDQAYMELEKGSADAVIYDSPNVLYYIKTKGKGKVKAVGDLLQAESYGIAFPKGSPLRDKVDEALGELMEDGTYEKLYVKWFGQKPPKKE
- the rraA gene encoding ribonuclease E activity regulator RraA, with the protein product MDVKTTDLCDQFASQAAVCEDIFVSFGGRKRFSGPIATVRVFEDNVLVRKMIETVPAGTVLVVDGGGSRRCALLGDRLAAVAVERGIAGFIIHGCVRDTAELARMDIGVLALGKVPLKSRKEGTGAVGETVRFAGVDWVPGHHVYVDEDGVVLLPQKVEL
- a CDS encoding bifunctional folylpolyglutamate synthase/dihydrofolate synthase, which translates into the protein MAQERFVTKEDVFNWMEQGCASGIQPGLERMNWALERLGHPERRLKFIHIAGTNGKGSTAAMIAQVLKKAGYSTGMFVSPYVTEWNERISVDGRPIPESSFVRWAEQLRPLAEEMDREVGKPTPFEFWTLLALCYFAREAVPWFVVWEAGLGGRLDSTNVVFPLVSVITNVGLDHIHLLGNTPGKIAEEKAGIIKPGVPVVSGAEDPDAISVIEKRAKENKSDLYLLHRDFWAEILESGPGGQRLRFGNVYRTLSDLQLPLHGEHQVKNAAVALMTLDLLRQFYAAVLEDEDIREGLSATVWPGRLEKAADRPDIWLDGAHNREAARALAESVRAIRRSHTYERLHLMLAVSADKEVDEILTPLLPLADSVMVTRADISRALPVEQLADAVRRMAPEMEVKKAPTAAEGLRRLREEAGSGDMILVTGSLFLVSEVRSMLMTNKEQGW